The following are encoded in a window of Arthrobacter sp. NicSoilB4 genomic DNA:
- the treZ gene encoding malto-oligosyltrehalose trehalohydrolase gives MTLPADGQKRFDLWAPEAGTVTLLAGGRQYPMTRQPGSDGDGGAGGDGWWTAPGAPAAGDVDYGYLLDGDTTPLPDPRSRRQPDGVHSLSRTFDAGSHEWADGQWQGRGLQGAVIYELHVGTFTPEGTLDAAAGKLDYLADLGVDFVELLPVNGFNGTHNWGYDGVLWYAVHEGYGGPAAYQRFVDAAHAAGLGVIQDVVYNHLGPSGNYLPRFGPYLKSGEGNTWGDSVNLDGPGSDVVRRYILENAAMWLRDYHVDGLRLDAVHAFKDERAVHLLEEFGALADEISAGTGRPATMIAESDLNDPRLLYPRDVNGYGLAGQWSDDFHHAVHVNVSGEATGYYADFESLEALAKVLVDGFFHDGSYSSFRGRHHGRPINTAAVHPAALVVCSQNHDQIGNRATGDRLSQTLGYGQLALAAVATLTSPFTPMLFMGEEYGATTPWQFFTSHPEPELGKATAEGRIREFERMGWDPAVVPDPQDPETFTRSRLDWAEAAEGDHARLLELYRRLIALRRSTPELAGLGFEDTAVAFSEADGWLRLRRGSVEVAMNFSAEPRRLAVAAASLALATDDGARLDGGQLDLPGHSAAIISK, from the coding sequence ATCACTTTGCCTGCTGACGGACAGAAACGCTTTGACCTTTGGGCACCGGAAGCAGGCACCGTGACGCTGCTTGCCGGCGGCCGGCAGTACCCGATGACCCGGCAGCCCGGGAGCGACGGGGACGGGGGTGCCGGCGGGGATGGCTGGTGGACCGCGCCGGGCGCCCCGGCCGCCGGGGACGTGGACTACGGCTACCTGCTCGACGGGGACACCACGCCGCTGCCGGACCCCCGGTCCCGGCGGCAGCCCGACGGTGTCCACTCCCTGTCGCGGACGTTCGACGCCGGCAGCCACGAGTGGGCGGACGGGCAGTGGCAGGGCCGCGGGCTGCAGGGCGCCGTCATCTACGAGCTGCACGTGGGGACGTTCACCCCCGAGGGCACGCTGGACGCGGCCGCCGGGAAACTGGACTACCTGGCGGACCTCGGCGTCGACTTTGTGGAGCTGCTGCCGGTGAACGGTTTCAACGGCACCCACAACTGGGGCTACGACGGCGTCCTCTGGTACGCCGTGCACGAAGGCTACGGCGGGCCCGCCGCGTACCAGCGCTTCGTGGACGCGGCGCATGCCGCCGGGCTGGGCGTCATCCAGGACGTGGTCTACAACCACCTCGGACCTAGCGGGAACTACCTCCCGCGCTTCGGGCCGTACCTGAAATCGGGGGAGGGCAACACCTGGGGCGACTCGGTCAACCTCGACGGGCCCGGGTCCGACGTCGTGCGCCGCTACATCCTCGAGAACGCCGCCATGTGGCTGCGGGACTATCACGTGGATGGGCTCCGGCTCGACGCCGTGCACGCCTTCAAGGACGAGCGGGCCGTCCACCTGCTGGAGGAGTTCGGTGCGCTCGCGGACGAGATCTCCGCCGGGACCGGCCGCCCCGCGACGATGATCGCCGAGTCGGACCTCAACGATCCGCGGCTGCTCTACCCGCGGGACGTCAACGGCTACGGCCTGGCAGGGCAGTGGAGCGACGATTTCCACCACGCCGTGCACGTCAATGTCAGCGGGGAGGCCACGGGCTACTACGCCGACTTCGAATCCCTCGAGGCCCTGGCCAAGGTCCTTGTCGACGGCTTCTTCCATGACGGCAGCTACTCCAGCTTCCGCGGCCGGCACCACGGCCGGCCCATTAACACGGCCGCGGTCCACCCGGCGGCGCTGGTGGTCTGCAGCCAGAACCACGACCAGATCGGCAACCGGGCCACCGGCGACCGGCTCTCCCAGACGCTGGGCTACGGACAGCTGGCGCTCGCCGCCGTCGCGACCCTGACATCCCCTTTCACGCCGATGCTGTTCATGGGCGAGGAGTACGGTGCCACCACGCCGTGGCAGTTCTTCACCTCGCACCCGGAACCGGAACTCGGGAAGGCCACCGCGGAGGGCCGGATCCGGGAGTTCGAGCGGATGGGGTGGGACCCCGCCGTCGTACCCGATCCGCAGGATCCGGAGACCTTCACCCGCTCCAGGCTCGACTGGGCCGAAGCCGCAGAAGGCGACCACGCCCGCCTGCTGGAGCTGTACCGGCGGCTGATCGCGCTGCGCCGTTCGACGCCGGAGCTTGCCGGCCTGGGCTTCGAGGACACCGCGGTGGCCTTCAGTGAGGCCGACGGCTGGCTCCGCCTGCGCCGCGGCAGCGTGGAGGTCGCGATGAACTTCTCCGCCGAGCCGCGCCGGCTCGCCGTTGCGGCCGCCTCCTTGGCGCTCGCCACCGACGACGGCGCTCGCCTCGACGGCGGCCAGCTGGACCTGCCGGGCCACAGTGCCGCCATCATCTCGAAATAA
- the treY gene encoding malto-oligosyltrehalose synthase, protein MRTPVSTYRLQIRPGFTLQDAAETVPYLKSLGVDWIYLSPILTAEKGSDHGYDVTDPSAIDPDRGGPEGLAAASQAARDAGMGVLVDIVPNHVGVATPVQNPWWWSLLKEGRQSRYAPAFDVDWDFGGGRIRIPVLGSDSDVDALEIKDGELRYYDHRFPLAEGTYTAGDDTADNPREVHSRQHYELVGWRRADNELNYRRFFAVNSLAGIRVELPAVFDEAHAEVVRWFREGLVDGLRIDHPDGLADPEGYLRRLREVTGGSYLLIEKILEPGEVLPEGFDCEGTTGYDALADVDRLFVDPAGQDTLDALDTELRGGRAADYEEMIRGTKRRITDGILHSEMLRLARLVPSGSGLSGDQAADALSEIIAAFPVYRSYLPEGADVLKEACELAVRRRPELADAVGLLLPLLLDAGPEPDAELGRRFQQTSGMVMAKGVEDTAFFRYTRLGTLTEVGADPTEFAVAPDEFHHRMARRHAELPLSMTTLSTHDTKRSEDTRARISVLAELAGEWRAALARLQDLAPLPDGPLANLLWQAIAGAWPADRERLQSYAQKAAREAGNSTDWLDPDTAFEEKLAAVVDAVFDNPGVRAELESLVDLLAPYGAVNSLGAKLVQLTMPGVPDVYQGTEFWDRSLTDPDNRRPFDYGARRAALAALDAGDRPASYTDDNAKLLVTSRALRLRRDRPELFTGYRPVAATGAAAGHLVGFDRGGDAGAGAITLATRLPRGLEQQGGWRDTAVELAVEMTDELTGATFGPGTVDVAAILASYPVALLVPAKH, encoded by the coding sequence ATGAGGACCCCGGTCTCCACGTACCGGCTTCAGATCCGGCCCGGCTTCACCCTCCAGGATGCTGCCGAGACCGTGCCGTACCTGAAGTCGCTCGGCGTGGACTGGATCTACCTCTCACCGATCCTGACCGCGGAGAAAGGCTCGGACCACGGCTATGACGTCACCGACCCCTCCGCGATCGACCCGGACCGCGGCGGTCCGGAAGGCCTGGCCGCCGCGTCGCAGGCAGCGCGGGACGCCGGGATGGGCGTGCTGGTCGACATCGTGCCCAACCATGTCGGCGTCGCAACCCCCGTGCAGAATCCGTGGTGGTGGTCCCTGCTCAAGGAGGGCCGGCAGTCCCGCTACGCTCCGGCGTTCGACGTCGACTGGGACTTCGGCGGCGGCCGGATCCGGATCCCCGTGCTGGGGTCGGACTCAGACGTCGACGCGCTGGAAATCAAGGACGGGGAGCTGCGGTACTACGACCACCGCTTCCCGTTGGCCGAGGGAACCTATACCGCAGGGGACGACACTGCGGATAACCCGCGCGAGGTCCACAGCCGGCAGCATTACGAACTGGTGGGCTGGCGCCGGGCCGACAACGAGCTGAACTACCGCCGGTTCTTCGCCGTCAACAGCCTGGCCGGCATCCGCGTCGAGCTCCCGGCGGTCTTCGATGAGGCCCACGCAGAGGTCGTCCGCTGGTTCCGCGAAGGGCTGGTCGACGGACTCCGGATCGACCACCCGGACGGCCTCGCCGATCCGGAAGGTTACCTCCGCCGGCTCCGCGAGGTCACGGGCGGCAGTTACCTGCTGATCGAAAAGATCCTCGAGCCCGGCGAGGTACTGCCGGAGGGCTTCGACTGCGAGGGGACCACCGGCTACGACGCCCTCGCGGATGTGGACCGGCTCTTCGTCGACCCCGCGGGGCAGGACACCCTGGACGCCCTCGACACGGAACTGCGCGGCGGCCGGGCAGCGGACTACGAGGAGATGATCCGGGGCACCAAGCGCCGGATCACGGACGGGATCCTTCACTCCGAGATGCTCCGGCTGGCACGGCTCGTGCCGTCCGGCTCGGGGCTCAGCGGCGACCAAGCCGCCGATGCCCTGTCCGAGATCATCGCCGCCTTCCCGGTGTACCGCAGTTACCTGCCTGAGGGCGCGGATGTCCTGAAGGAAGCGTGCGAACTGGCCGTGCGCCGCCGCCCTGAGCTGGCCGACGCCGTCGGGCTTCTGTTGCCGCTGCTCCTCGACGCCGGCCCGGAGCCCGACGCCGAACTGGGGCGCCGGTTCCAGCAGACGTCGGGCATGGTCATGGCCAAGGGCGTGGAGGACACCGCGTTCTTCCGCTACACCCGGCTGGGGACCCTGACCGAGGTCGGGGCCGATCCCACCGAGTTCGCGGTTGCGCCGGACGAGTTCCACCACCGGATGGCCCGCCGCCACGCCGAGCTGCCGCTGTCCATGACCACGCTCAGCACGCACGACACCAAACGCAGCGAGGACACCCGCGCCCGGATCTCGGTCCTCGCGGAGCTGGCCGGGGAATGGCGGGCCGCCCTGGCCCGGCTGCAGGACCTGGCACCGCTGCCCGACGGGCCGCTCGCCAACCTCTTGTGGCAGGCCATCGCCGGAGCCTGGCCCGCGGACAGGGAGCGGCTCCAGTCGTACGCGCAGAAGGCCGCCCGGGAGGCCGGCAATTCGACCGACTGGCTGGACCCGGACACCGCGTTCGAGGAGAAGCTGGCCGCCGTCGTCGACGCGGTCTTTGACAACCCCGGCGTCAGGGCGGAACTGGAATCGCTCGTGGACCTCCTGGCGCCGTACGGCGCCGTCAATTCGCTGGGGGCCAAACTCGTGCAGCTGACCATGCCGGGAGTCCCCGATGTCTACCAGGGGACCGAGTTCTGGGACCGCTCGCTGACTGATCCGGACAACCGTCGGCCGTTCGACTACGGCGCGCGGCGCGCCGCCCTGGCCGCGCTCGACGCCGGCGACCGCCCGGCGTCGTACACCGACGACAACGCGAAACTCCTGGTCACCTCGCGGGCGCTGCGCCTGCGCCGCGACCGGCCGGAGCTGTTCACGGGCTACCGGCCCGTCGCGGCAACCGGGGCAGCCGCCGGGCATCTGGTCGGCTTCGACCGCGGCGGTGATGCCGGCGCGGGGGCCATCACGCTCGCGACCCGGCTGCCCCGCGGGCTGGAGCAGCAGGGCGGCTGGCGGGACACCGCCGTCGAACTTGCCGTGGAAATGACGGACGAACTGACGGGTGCCACCTTCGGCCCGGGCACCGTGGACGTGGCCGCCATCCTGGCCAGCTACCCGGTTGCCCTGCTGGTACCTGCCAAGCACTGA